In a single window of the Vitis vinifera cultivar Pinot Noir 40024 chromosome 6, ASM3070453v1 genome:
- the LOC104879697 gene encoding protein SRC2-like: MECRKFQITLISAQDLENVRENIRMKVYTKLSFVGDSQTERTSPVDTEGETNPAWNFTTRYTIGKKAVEYQGIMLVIELYGSRTLGDRYIGEESVSFKDLFDGAVATEGSATVSYPVIKDAADSKGVLKFSYSFGDIVIVKKPSVWARGMVVAGTILVKVIAEVAFGRGLDDLDISFSGEDVLIDVDVPVDSWGSSQDPKN; encoded by the coding sequence ATGGAGTGTAGGAAGTTCCAGATCACCCTTATTTCAGCTCAAGATCTCGAGAACGTCCGAGAAAATATCAGAATGAAAGTCTACACCAAGCTTTCATTTGTAGGCGATTCCCAAACAGAGAGAACAAGTCCGGTGGACACAGAGGGGGAGACCAACCCTGCATGGAACTTCACCACTAGATACACAATAGGCAAGAAGGCAGTTGAATACCAAGGCATCATGCTTGTTATTGAGTTGTATGGCAGCCGCACACTAGGAGACCGGTACATTGGAGAGGAAAGCGTATCTTTCAAGGACCTGTTTGATGGGGCAGTGGCCACCGAAGGCAGCGCTACTGTGAGTTACCCAGTGATAAAGGATGCAGCAGATTCAAAGGGAGTGTTGAAATTTTCGTACTCGTTCGGGGATATAGTGATTGTTAAGAAACCTTCTGTCTGGGCACGAGGTATGGTTGTTGCTGGTACGATTCTGGTGAAAGTGATTGCAGAGGTGGCCTTTGGAAGAGGCCTTGATGATCTGGATATTTCCTTCTCTGGAGAAGATGTTCTGATTGATGTAGATGTCCCGGTTGATAGTTGGGGAAGTTCCCAGGATCCCAAGAATTAG